One window from the genome of Jeotgalibaca sp. MA1X17-3 encodes:
- a CDS encoding SatD family protein has translation MTKKEQEPLYAAIIGDIKDSRKILDRKNVQEKFHSVLQKINEKYAEDIASEFLITLGDSFQGLLKNKKVIFNIIFEIELAMAPVSFRFGIGLGTISTEIQRDNSMEMDGSAYHRARKMIETVEENEKKYTQSETNTMILSGEGNQQTDQLLNTILSLATALKSKWSERQREIIYAYFIQEENQYKTAETLGIGQSSVNKALNIAKYYTYKTALLNASNFLSPNCKEGD, from the coding sequence ATGACAAAAAAAGAGCAAGAGCCCTTGTATGCAGCCATTATAGGTGATATCAAAGATTCTCGTAAAATTTTAGATAGAAAAAATGTACAAGAGAAATTTCATTCTGTTTTACAAAAAATAAATGAAAAGTATGCAGAGGATATCGCTTCTGAATTCCTGATTACTTTAGGTGATAGTTTCCAAGGTCTGCTAAAAAACAAAAAAGTAATTTTTAATATTATTTTTGAAATCGAATTGGCGATGGCACCCGTTTCCTTCCGATTTGGTATTGGCTTAGGTACGATTAGTACGGAAATTCAACGAGATAATTCGATGGAAATGGATGGTTCTGCCTACCACCGTGCAAGAAAAATGATTGAAACCGTTGAAGAAAATGAGAAAAAATATACACAAAGTGAGACCAATACGATGATCCTTTCCGGAGAAGGCAATCAACAAACAGATCAGCTGTTGAATACCATCTTATCTTTGGCAACGGCATTGAAATCCAAGTGGTCTGAACGACAAAGAGAAATTATTTATGCATATTTTATACAGGAAGAAAATCAGTATAAGACTGCAGAAACTCTGGGGATTGGGCAATCGAGCGTGAATAAAGCTCTGAATATAGCGAAGTACTATACTTATAAAACGGCATT
- a CDS encoding Sir2 family NAD-dependent protein deacetylase — translation MTDIDNQSAIKQLAGYMNEANIICFYGGAGTSTESGIPDYRSKHGIWTMMEENEQNPLYFANAKRIKENPAAFFNRRKKPGLRPEPNVGHLVLANLEKQGKDIRVITQNVDGMHQLAGHRFVLELHGNHRNWYCMECGRIYKYDEVEYDQHGVPRCYVDSGIVRPSVVYFGENANRETVEKSKHTLKVSDLLIIAGTSLSTPLATRLVQLFEGKHVVIINRDPLDIQPLRTDLFIQRSVGEVLKEVQPYIHTNK, via the coding sequence ATGACTGATATAGATAACCAATCAGCAATAAAACAATTAGCAGGATATATGAATGAAGCAAATATCATTTGTTTCTATGGCGGGGCGGGCACAAGTACAGAAAGTGGCATTCCTGACTATCGTTCAAAGCATGGTATTTGGACGATGATGGAGGAGAACGAACAAAATCCACTTTATTTTGCTAACGCAAAGAGAATAAAAGAAAATCCGGCAGCTTTTTTTAATAGAAGAAAAAAGCCAGGACTTAGACCAGAACCAAATGTAGGACATCTCGTTCTGGCAAATTTAGAAAAACAAGGAAAAGATATTCGAGTCATTACTCAAAACGTAGATGGTATGCATCAATTAGCTGGTCATCGATTTGTTTTAGAGCTCCATGGGAACCATAGAAATTGGTATTGTATGGAATGTGGACGCATTTATAAATATGATGAAGTTGAATATGATCAACACGGCGTCCCACGTTGTTATGTTGATTCAGGAATTGTACGCCCAAGTGTTGTTTATTTTGGAGAAAATGCAAACCGTGAAACGGTTGAAAAAAGCAAACACACCCTCAAAGTTAGTGATTTATTAATTATTGCTGGAACATCACTTTCAACACCATTAGCTACCCGACTAGTTCAATTATTCGAAGGAAAGCATGTTGTGATTATTAATCGTGATCCATTAGATATCCAGCCATTACGTACTGATTTATTTATTCAACGATCTGTAGGGGAAGTTTTAAAAGAAGTTCAACCATATATACATACAAATAAATAA
- a CDS encoding amino acid ABC transporter ATP-binding protein, translating into MSAIMEVKKLSKKFGEREVLKDISFEVEKGKVICLIGASGSGKSTLLRCLNLLEKPTTGEIYYKNQNILENQMNIFQYRSKVGMVFQQFNLFKNLNVLENCVVGQTNVMKISKKEAENKALHFLQEVGMEPFIHARPAQLSGGQMQRVAIARALSMEPDLLLFDEPTSALDPQTVGEVLRVMKQLADSGLTMIVVTHEMQFAQEVSDHIIFMDQGVIEEEGTPDQIFNHPKNERTKEFLHRILASPF; encoded by the coding sequence ATGAGTGCAATAATGGAAGTAAAAAAATTAAGTAAAAAATTTGGTGAGAGAGAAGTATTAAAAGATATTAGTTTTGAAGTAGAAAAGGGAAAAGTTATTTGTTTGATTGGTGCTTCTGGTTCAGGAAAGTCTACTTTACTACGTTGTTTGAATTTATTAGAAAAACCAACAACGGGTGAAATCTATTATAAGAATCAAAATATTTTAGAAAATCAAATGAATATTTTTCAGTATCGTTCTAAAGTTGGAATGGTTTTCCAGCAATTTAACTTATTTAAAAATTTAAATGTACTTGAAAATTGTGTAGTGGGACAGACTAATGTCATGAAAATATCTAAAAAAGAAGCAGAGAATAAAGCTCTTCATTTTCTTCAAGAGGTAGGGATGGAACCATTTATTCATGCTAGACCTGCACAGCTTTCTGGTGGACAAATGCAAAGAGTAGCCATTGCCCGAGCGCTATCTATGGAGCCAGACTTACTTTTGTTTGATGAACCCACTTCTGCGTTAGATCCACAGACAGTAGGAGAAGTTTTAAGAGTAATGAAGCAATTAGCTGATTCTGGACTAACAATGATTGTAGTCACACATGAAATGCAGTTTGCTCAAGAAGTATCGGACCATATCATTTTCATGGATCAAGGCGTGATTGAGGAAGAGGGGACACCGGACCAAATTTTTAATCATCCTAAAAATGAACGTACGAAAGAATTCTTGCATCGTATTTTAGCATCACCATTTTAA